Below is a genomic region from Ziziphus jujuba cultivar Dongzao chromosome 7, ASM3175591v1.
tttgttttctttaatgtagcttttttttttttttaaagtacactattttttttaacaaattaaaactatATAGCTAACTATCTTTTTTGTCAATTTATCATAGAGGTAAATTCCTGgagaaaatttttgaaactgGAACTGATTTGATTTTAGTATAAAAGGAATTGCAAAAAGCAACTAATAGATTAAACAAGCATGTAACGAGTTGGAACACTGCAAGGAAAGCAATTAAAGAGTATAATCTTATGGCTTCCAATTTGGCCTCATTATAGGCACATTTCAATTGATTGATTTGACAAAGCTTATGATAAAACTagtcaaagaagaagaaaaaaaaaaagaaggagctAAGTAGTTTTAGTATTGTAGGTGTTTAGAATTGTAATTGTGTAGTTAAAATAGGGGGCAAAGTGAATGCATTGTTTCATTCTCATCTTTCGCTTTTTAGTTTGCCGCAATATTGATTTGAAACCTTAACAAAACAAAGGATgaaaaatcttcttttttttccccctactaATTTAGCTAGTGAAGTGTGTGTTAATtctattcaccaaaaacaaaccaaaaaaaaaaaaaaaaaaagaaaaagaaaaagaaaaagaataaagaaagaagTGTGTAATAACTCTCTATTGCTGCAAGCTATTAGTAACGAGATTTCTGTATGGGGATACGTATACAAGGCAAAATTTTGTAGACTTCTCACGTTAGGAGTTATCTCTTTCTAGCATCTTCAAGCTATAAACATAGTAATAACATGTTATGAACCGtactaaaaattgaaatcaaagTAAattcgacttttttttttttttttggtaaaaaaagtAAGTTCGACTTAGCAACATTGATAACCATACTAAAAGttcaaattaaagaaatattaaTATGAGAAATTGGTTGCTATACCTGTACTCATGTGGTCTGTTTATGAAGTGACTCAATAAGCCTTGTGTATTTTGCAATGGCTAGTAGTTCAGTTTTtacttttaagcaaaaaaaaaacaaagaaagaaagtagTTTAGCTTTTACTCAACGGTTATACAACAATGTTTAGTATTTGGAACGCAACAGAATTCTTAgaagtttgataaatttttacaatctctttgtttttatgttaaaaatataaattaatatttattatttttttaaaaaaaatagtatacaatcaataatgttaaacttatcaaaatatttatcaaataataatatataattaattcattaatttaaattatataaatataacaatcaataataatttaatattaattatttaatatataattttaattaatattttaatgtgtaTTGAATATACAATACCTTAAACAGGCAAGGGTAAATGTATGTTTTATCATCATTTTGTTTATTctaaagatattttatttttctagccGTCACGCGCAAAAACGAGTTGAAATTTATCAGCCGATAAAAAtataagtattttcttatttttactttttaaaggaaagaaaaatacaaaagtatTCTAGGGGTAATCTGATGTGGCAGAAGGTTATTGGTTGAGAAGGCGTGGATGCATTATATGGTAAACACGGGTACAAAAGGCATCCACCATATATAACGAAACGGAGAATCGGCACGGAGGAAGCTATTTTTGCGCGTCAAAACTTGTTCTCGGATTTTTCAAAGGCGGGCGTTTCGTGATCTGAACTTTCAGTCGACACAGGCGAGTTCcgatttcttctttttctttttatggatCCGTACGATTCTGGATCTGCTACatgaaatattgaatttttagaattcgttttgattttttttttataactttttatattGCTCTGCAATTTGTACGTTTATTTGCTATTCAAATTTTGGATCTGATTCTGGATCTGCTTTTCTTTCTATGCTGtttagattttttcttttttttggttcttgacAATTGGTTAGATTTTCTTCGCTGCGATTTTAGGATTTAATCTAGGGGAGTGATTCATGTGTAGCACCAAATCTATCTCTTTTaagatatttctttttatcttttttttttttttggggctaatttgaatatttgacgCACTTGAAGGGTTTCTGATAAGTTGAatctcatttcttttttttaatttatttaaaggaACGATGTTCTTTAGCTGCTATACGAATTGTGGTGCATTTCTCATTATTCTGCATGGTGTTTGGAAGATTTTAGTTTATATCTGAGGATAGCATAATTTTCATTTATGAAAACGTAAGGAAAAAAGGTTGCCAATGATAAGGCATAGATGGACGCTCAATTTTTTGTCCTTTAAAGACCCAAAATATTAATTGGTTCTGTAAATTTGTGAGCTAGATGATCTTTTCAGTTATGATCATTACttatattattatctttatttctttgaaatgctattggatttttaatttttttttttttttttaagtctcaGTTTCATGTATGATTGGAAAAGTTGATGAGTTTGGTATATAAGCTATCAAGATTTTACTGATGATTGCAAATTAcctttcttttgtattttatttatcggctactaaaaatatgtattttttctcCTCTTTCAGAACCATGCTGTTACTGTAATTACATTTACAattaacatttttgttttgggaGGTCTCTAAGTTGATTGTATGAAATTCTTTTTTGACTGTTTGCAATAACTAATAATTGGTCAATCAATTTCCACTTTATAATTTTAGATATCCAATTTGAACTAGAAATTCTTTCATGtactttttatcttttagtCGTATGGATTTAGCTTTGCCACTACTTAGAAGGTTAGCTTGCCCTGCCAAAAGGTTGTGGTAAAATGTAAAGCTAACGGGAAAGagttctattttgtttttgaatgagTAAAGTGACATTCTTTCGTGGAAGAATTTTCTTATACCATAATTTGTTCACTAaccattgattaattaaatgtcGAGCCAGAAATTCTAAATATTTGTTGTTTGGCTGTTACAGAATGGTTTTAAATGGAGCAGCTGCCCCAAGAGGAAGTGCCGCAGCTACTGCAAGCATGCGGAGGAGGAGGACCACAAGTGCTGGTGCTTCCGGCGGTGCAGCTGGGACTATGCTCCAGTTTTACACAGACGATGCTCCTGGTCTCAAGATCTCCCCAAACGTTGTTCTTATTATGAGCATTGGTTTTATTGCCTTTGTTGCAATTCTTCACGTTATGGGTAAGCTCTACTTTGTGCGCAGAGAAGCTTAGAAGGATTTGAGCTAACAAAAGATAACGGAGCTAAGCTCGAGGCATTGGAGTATCAAAttatgttatgattttttttttttttcttttaatctttcCCTAGTATCTTAATAGTTGTAACAATTGTAGTAGTTTGTATTTCAGTTTTCTATATTAGAGGTTGAACCAGGCAGTtggaattttatgaattatatttgtttgttcCAACATTTGAGGAGAATACAGCTCTTAATTTAAATGTCTCATCTTAGACATGAGAAATATAGTCTCATTTGAAATAAAGTTTTGCTATCATATTAAATTCATATGGTTAAATTGCAGGTGCGTGTGAACGCATGTATTGAAATTGTCTTATCAGAGCATCTTCAACCATTATGTAAcattataacaaatatataggTGACAATTCTTCTAATTACGGTTGTTGTTTCGATTCTGATAGGAAAAACAATTCTAATGTGCGGTTGTCTCTCTTATTCCTTTTCAGTGTCATCCCAAAAACCCATCATATTCCGGTACGAGTTACAGCTGGAACCATATATAATGCGCATTTCAATTtcgagtttttttctttttagtatgGTCACGATAAAAATgcatagaaatcaaattaagaatccaaaatttgCCATCTTTTTGGAAACATAAGCTTAATATTCTTCCATGTTGCTTGAGAAGTAAGACGATCATGTTGTATGAACCTATAATATCAGTTCTTAGAGGATCCATGTTCAGCAAGCCACGTAACACTATACGTCTCTTTACCATTCACGCAATGTTTTCATTTCCAAGTTCTGCACGATCTAATTACTCTTTTTTATCTTAGAACTAGCTAATGACAGTTAAAATGGGAAATACAATCATCATTACGAACGAAAATCCCAAGAGTGATTTTAGGGTCATATCCAAACATTGCCTtggaaagaaatatataaaaagtaaataaggATTTATTAGCTTTCAACGTTCGGCCACGTAGGCAATTGAAGTTAAAAGTATGACCATTATCACCAAATCAAACGGGCGGCTGGGTTCCCTCCACTCCATTTTCGACTGTATCAACCAAATACGATTCACCGTTTCCagcaatcaaatatattttcatcgATGAAGAACTCAAAAGCCGAAAGCTCACATTCAGAATACGTCGCCGAACGCCGAAAATGATGACCAGAAGCCCAACAAATTTCACCAGCATTTCCAAAACAGAAAAGACGGCCCTTATCGAACCCACCAAGAATTCAATGACAATGTCAGAATCCGGTGGCAATGGCTCTTCTTCATCGGCTAGAACCTTAAAAAATTCGAAGCCAAAGATAGGTAGACCGTGTAACTCCTCCTCCGGCTGCCGTCCAGCTTGGAGCATGAGTCCACTGATGGAAGTGTTGCCGGAATCTCCATCACCCATCTGCAGCAGTTGCTCCAGTCTTCTAAGCTCCGCATCATGCTCTCCTCAATCACAGAGATTCGTCTTCTCTCAACTACCCCCTGAGTTCTCCGCTTCAAGAaaccaggtttttttttttttttctttctccaagAAAATTAATTCCTATCTATTGGTGTCTGAGTTTCTTGGATGGATGTGTATGTTAATGCTCGCAGTCACTATAGATAATCAGGAACGCAAAAACCAGTTCTTGCTTTGAATCTTGAAATTTGTGGGACATGGGAGAAAAGAAAttgagaaaataatgaaatcaaCCCTCGGTTTCTCGGTTCTGCCagcctttttctttcttattcctGTTGGAAAATGCTGATAATTTTATACGGAATTTTCCAAATCAAATGACGGTTTTATGTGAATCTTACTATTCTCAGAGCCTTTGCACTCTACCGAATCGTAGCAAGCAATCTACTCCCCACATTCAAGTAAATGATTGGATGGAGCATGCCCAACAACAACTTGGCCATTTGCAGAACTATCCTCAAGGtagagctctctctctctctctctccccctcactctctctctcatttctaATGTTACTGCATCAGATTGCGGCTTCAAATGCTACCTGGGCTCGTCATCAACTTGTGAGAATGAATTTGTTGGCCTGCCAATACCTACAGAGAAAGAAGAGTGTGGTTCAGTTCGTGACTACAGCCATCAAGGTTGCGCTCAGAGTATGAATGAACCTTCAGAAGCAGGAAGTGCAGATGCTCAACAATCTAAACTGATGACTCGGCCCAAGCCTTACCATGCATTCCTGGATGAAGTTAAGAAGAAAGAGCTTGAGGCTGAGATAGATTCGTGGAGAAAAGCTAAACAAATGGAACTAATGGACAAGTAAGAAAATTCCCAATTctccttgttttcttttcttatagTGCAGATGCAACTTCTTATATAGCTTTCTTGGCAGGTTAACAAGAAAAGAAGCTGCTATAAATGAATGGGAATTGAAGCAGGCCTCTAAGGTCATGGAGGAGATGAAGAAACTAGAGGTATAAAAATGTTTGAAGGCTGCGTTATTCTTGGATATGCTATATTAATATGAAATAGATTGCGGATTTTGACTGTTAGCTCATGTGCAATTAGCACGTAGATTTAagaatacaaatacaaattcaGTGCTTAGACTGTGTACTAGGACACCATGTTGATGGAGCAAGAGCACGTTCTATGGCGCTTTGACTTTGTACTAGGACATCATGTTGACGGAGCAAGAGCACGTTCTATGGCTGTTTGCTTAAGTTTATAGGTTTAAAACCATAAAGATAAATAGAgcagaaaaaaatattagtcgAGTAAAATCTGCCCAAGAAAACAGAGAGACTTCACTTTACCCTTAACTTTCCAACCCTTGAGGGATAGGGATAGAATATCTGAAAAGCACAACCATCTATAGCTTTTTCTCATATGTTTATTTcctacaataatattttttaacctttttttggcAGATCAAACTAGAGAAGAGACGTGCCAAAATGTCGGAGAAGACGCAGAAAAAAATAAGCAAAGCCAAAGCAGAAGCAAATAAGAAGATAGCCAAAGCAAGACGAGCTACAAACGACAAGATATCAGAAGTTTCAAAAGTTTCTTCGAGGGCGCGAACCACAAGAAATTTAACATGGATCAAACTGCTACGCTTCTTCTAATCTCTGCGCATTGTACCAATGCGCCCCATCATATCGATTacgtttcattttttatttttaggtcaACAAATTGAAAACGTTTCTGACCAATCAAAAGAAAGCGAACCTCTTTTACACATAACACCATTGCGTCTGATAGCTATCTTTATTAATTGGTCAAGGCTTCTCTTAAATGACATTGGTCAGCTTGGTGATAAATTTTTAACGTTGTTGGCTAACCTACTGAACTAATTTACTTATAATCGTTAACATCCGgaatatttttcaaagaaataaattcaCTGGGCCATGAGGTTGTTTCCAAAGATTTTTtgatttaagaataaaatagaaTCTACCACAtacaataaatacaattaaatatggtCATGACCATTGCAAATGTAACTTATAGCTTGTTTCAAGTCACACTTGCGGTTGGATTTCCTCCGGAAGAGTTAATGTGAGTTGTCAGCTACCCAACCCGAGACCAGACTATCATCCACAGGTTTTGGGCCGCCACAAGATCTTGAGACCGATTCAAAGAGTTTCTCAATCTCTGGTGCACACCGTATGAAACCGCGGTTCCAAAAGTTATATCTTGGATTCtggatttattaaaaaaaaaaaaaaattagaaaatccacGTTGTGAAAAGGAAAGGTAGCACTTGTAAGGGGGAAAAGCTGACCTTAATAAGCTCGATAAAAGTAATCAGAAGACCCCATGGATGAGGCCGATTCACAATCAGGCGTTCCAACAACACTCTTGTAATCTGCTCCTGGATAATTTCCTGCCCATTCATATGTCACAAATAATTCAAGTGCTCTCACAATCATACATCCACAGCAATATATAGCAGAAAAAAACAGCAATCATACTAGTAATTTTTCTCACCTGGTTTGATTCAGCAAACAAGTAAAGGAGAATGAAGGAAAAGTAATGAGTATGAGTGTTCGGATAACGCAGTTGGTTAGCCACAGCATTTAGGAAAAGATAGCGGCCTTCAGTATCTAGATCCATGATTAGGGCCTGGAAAACGTCCAAAGCAGCACCGACCAAGTACACAGCCAATGGAGCAGTTTGGGTTGTCTGTGCATGAGCAGTTTTAGCCTGAAACTGCTGGATGGCCTGTAAAATTAACCACAGAGATAAAACATCGGACATTCCATTCCATTTTCGTAGCCATACCCCAATGCAAACATAggaaaattcaagaaaatctCTTTATCAACGATTCAAAATTACATTGGTGTTTTTAACTCCGGCAAAAACATACAAAGCATAGCAAACTGGACAAGAATTATACACTGAATTTTAGAATGTAACCTAACATCTCTTATTTGTAGTTTTGAGTTTTAACACACCCTAAATAATTCCTATGTACCATTTGTAGTTTAACATACTCCAAATAATTCCTATGTACTGATCAAATAACCAACTAACAGCATGTAAATTGTACGGAAACTAAATAGTCTCCAAGGGAACAGCAAGAGCGGCAAATGTGCCACTTCCCAGTAATGTAACCTGGTTTCAGATCACCCAAGTTTCGGTCTTAAAGAACGCTTACTAACCAAAAACTGGGAATAAAAGAAGCTGCAGCACCATGAGAATAATGTTAAGCACAAAGCATGAAATTGGCATAGAAACGAGTACCTGCATCCCTATATAGAGCACAAGGGAGTTGATCAAGGGTACATTGTAACGGGTACCAGCAGTGGCAGCTTCACTAGGTGGAAGGAGCAATTTCTGTTTCAGTTCAGACATAAACGAGGAACCCTGCTGCCTCATCtggcaaaattaaaaacaagatTTCTGCTAAATTAAATTCGAGATGAATACGTAAAGCAAAATAAGGAGGAAAACCAGGGACAAGGAGAGAGAGTTAAAATTTCAAGATCAACATAGAGTTCATGGTAAAATGGAGAATTAAGGAGTAACAGGGACAGGAGAGGAATAAAGGGAGAGACTAAAAATCGATCATAAATAAAGTAAACAAGGAACCAAACAGGTAAAAGCAAAGTACCTTTAGATACTCATCAACATCGGCCTTCATCTGCTTTGCCTTTAAAGCTGCATCAACCTCAGAAAGAATACGTGGAGATTGGCTTATTTCCGCCAGCAAATCAATCTGCAtgcataaagaaaacaaaattttgtgTCAGTTTTCttcagaaaaaggaaaaatacaagTATAAATATTGATCATTAGAACCTTCAAATTGGGAGTAGACGGATCTGGCAGCCTCATATTACGGGGAAATGCACTGAGGATAATATTCCGCATTTGAATGCAGCTTGGAGGAATAACATCGCAGAAAGTAAAATGATAATCACAAAGGAACTCTGGGAAATCATGAAGTAGCACTAGTAACACCCTAAGTGTTCCTTTATACAGAAAATGAACCTgcaaagaattttttttccaatagaaaagaaaaacaaaatttcagcCTAGAATCAAATTCAAGTTACTGTAACGAATACAATAACATCCAGGAATATAATGATGCAAACCGGCACTCCAAGTTCAGCATTCCTCAAAAATGGCTCCATATATTGGAATAAATCTACCAACAAGCGTTGGATAT
It encodes:
- the LOC107424195 gene encoding uncharacterized protein LOC107424195 isoform X1; protein product: MMTRSPTNFTSISKTEKTALIEPTKNSMTMSESGGNGSSSSARTLKNSKPKIGRPCNSSSGCRPAWSMSPLMEVLPESPSPICSSCSSLLSSASCSPQSQRFVFSQLPPEFSASRNQSLCTLPNRSKQSTPHIQVNDWMEHAQQQLGHLQNYPQDCGFKCYLGSSSTCENEFVGLPIPTEKEECGSVRDYSHQGCAQSMNEPSEAGSADAQQSKLMTRPKPYHAFLDEVKKKELEAEIDSWRKAKQMELMDKLTRKEAAINEWELKQASKVMEEMKKLEIKLEKRRAKMSEKTQKKISKAKAEANKKIAKARRATNDKISEVSKVSSRARTTRNLTWIKLLRFF
- the LOC107424195 gene encoding uncharacterized protein At3g61260 isoform X2, whose translation is MTVLCESYYSQSLCTLPNRSKQSTPHIQVNDWMEHAQQQLGHLQNYPQDCGFKCYLGSSSTCENEFVGLPIPTEKEECGSVRDYSHQGCAQSMNEPSEAGSADAQQSKLMTRPKPYHAFLDEVKKKELEAEIDSWRKAKQMELMDKLTRKEAAINEWELKQASKVMEEMKKLEIKLEKRRAKMSEKTQKKISKAKAEANKKIAKARRATNDKISEVSKVSSRARTTRNLTWIKLLRFF
- the LOC107424220 gene encoding protein transport protein Sec61 subunit beta, which translates into the protein MVLNGAAAPRGSAAATASMRRRRTTSAGASGGAAGTMLQFYTDDAPGLKISPNVVLIMSIGFIAFVAILHVMGKLYFVRREA